Proteins encoded within one genomic window of Oryza brachyantha chromosome 7, ObraRS2, whole genome shotgun sequence:
- the LOC102709944 gene encoding RNA polymerase I termination factor, which translates to MEDQAPPLSSSPAPSLIVTTEQAEVSVLMMKQHCSEHVEGGTSKCGVEEDTNIAKDSKVMKKKKRKESKTEMAAHTKDDRAMKEKKKEREAEMAGNGQVPFGSTAENAGLEHPEVDMGEKEQGTKSKKSKRKHADVEPSADGSPVDEIMTDREKKKRRKERSVQLKEVDQVNMSKVAVKMRGNKKRINESDKFNPNLSNSTSTGGDEVGGDGKNRDDKKRKKKDTFTGRNDVGEHDKNDKKRKKKDTFTGRNDVGEHDKNDKKKVKKDSLTGGDGKNDKKKKKSKEGNCGRKSEKEKAVQSKDKVRRVSFADAVEVFSVNSGEDEENCKSAESEVVHGKRFTPEENVTIMEAIKNYIEMKQLGENGLEMIRTSSKHPELRGCWAEIAKSLPHRPLNAIYRRARILLFMSDERKWTPEEYEKIRRHVEMNGTSWKSLAEELGKNQIHLKDTWRRIKPKNLKKGHWTQDEYQNLFDLVNLDLQVKADQEINAGNRKWRDNIAWEAISDKLTTRNHKTCCIKWYCQLTSPLVQKGEWADTDDYRLVAALQNDDAVCIEDIDWDNLLDHRSGEICRKRWNEMVRTIGGHREKPFIEQVEVLSRRYCPEMLDYRREK; encoded by the exons ATGGAAGATCAGGCACCCCCATTGTCATCATCCCCAGCACCATCACTGATAGTGACG ACGGAGCAGGCTGAAGTTTCAGTGCTGATGATGAAGCAGCACTGCTCGGAGCATGTTGAGGGTGGTACGAGCAAATGCGGCGTGGAGGAAGACACGAACATTGCGAAAGATAGCAAGGtaatgaagaaaaagaagaggaaagagAGCAAGACTGAGATGGCTGCCCACACGAAAGATGATAGGGCAatgaaggaaaagaagaaagagagagaggctgaGATGGCTGGAAATGGGCAGGTGCCTTTTGGTTCCACTGCTGAGAATGCAGGCTTGGAGCATCCAGAGGTAGACATGGGTGAAAAGGAACAGGGTACAAAATCCAAGAAGAGCAAACGGAAACATGCGGATGTTGAGCCTTCTGCAGATGGATCCCCTGTTGACGAAATCATGACAgacagagagaagaagaagcgaagAAAGGAGCGTTCTGTTCAGTTAAAGGAGGTTGATCAAGTTAACATGTCTAAGGTGGCAGTGAAGATGAGGGGAAACAAGAAGAGAATAAATGAAAGTGATAAGTTTAACCCTAACTTAAGCAACAGCACATCAACTGGAGGAGATGAGGTTGGTGGAGATGGTAAGAATAGGGAtgataagaaaaggaagaagaaagataCATTCACTGGAAGAAATGATGTTGGTGAACACGATAAGAAtgataagaaaaggaagaagaaagataCATTTACTGGAAGAAATGATGTTGGTGAACACGATAAGAATGATAAGAAAAAAGTGAAGAAAGATTCATTAACTGGAGGAGATGGTAAGaatgataagaaaaaaaagaagagcaaGGAAGGGAACTGTGgaagaaaaagtgaaaaagaaaaggcagtGCAGTCAAAGGACAAGGTTAGGCGTGTGAGCTTTGCTGATGCTGTGGAGGTGTTTAGCGTCAATAGTGGTGAGGATGAAGAGAATTGCAAGAGTGCTGAATCTGAAGTTGTGCATGGGAAACGTTTTACCCCAGAAGAAAACGTGACCATTATGGAGGCCATCAAGAACTATATAGAG ATGAAGCAATTGGGAGAGAACGGGCTGGAAATGATTCGGACTAGTAGTAAACATCCAGAGCTCAGGGGTTGTTGGGCTGAGATAG CAAAATCATTACCTCACAGGCCATTGAATGCCATATACAGGAGAGCACGAATTTTACTCTTTATGAGTGATGAGCGTAAATGGACTCCGGAGGAGTATGAGAAAATTCGCCG GCATGTTGAAATGAATGGCACTTCTTGGAAATCATTAGCAGAGGAACTTGGAAAGAATCAAATCCATTTAAAGGACACTTGGAGAAgaattaaacctaaaaatttgAAGAAAG GGCATTGGACTCAGGATGAGTACCAAAACTTGTTTGATTTGGTGAACTTGGACCTGCAAGTGAAAGCTGATCAAGAGATTAATGCTGGTAATCGCAAG TGGAGAGACAACATTGCGTGGGAGGCCATTAGTGATAAATTGACAACCCGAAATCACAAGACTTGCTGCATTAAGTG GTACTGCCAATTAACATCACCACTGGTTCAGAAAGGCGAGTGGGCTGATACTGATGATTATCGATTGGTGGCAGC GCTTCAAAATGATGATGCTGTTTGTATTGAAGATATCGACTGGGATAACCTTCTTGATCACAG GTCTGGAGAGATTTGCCGCAAACGTTGGAACGAGATGGTCCGCACTATAGGTGGCCACAGGGAGAAGCCCTTCATTGAACAAGTGGAGGTGTTGTCGAGGCGCTACTGCCCAGAAATGCTTGACTATCGGAGAGAAAAGTAG
- the LOC102711364 gene encoding pentatricopeptide repeat-containing protein At1g71490: MPKPAAAAFLPRSPSPPPPPAQAEPGDNGDSFHSLLGSLSTSSALRLLPFPLLAFSRLRHLLPAAAGTSHLLLRPVAALLLHHRSHLRLGVQLHALSLSLGLSRHPFLLPRLLSVYTSHPSLLPSASAVAADSTVPLPYNVLISAFLRHGLPQQALATYHEMGKNGVLPDVFTYPSVLRACAEARDLVFGRTVHMHAAGAGMDRHLFFQNALMSMYAKCGDLASAREVFDGMAQRDVVSWNSIISSYAAARHWPQAVELFQRMRDEGAEVNSVTWNTIAGGYIQMRDHRAAVELIREMVRGGAEVDYVTLVIGLNACSRVGWLRLGKEIHGLAVRICCDQVESVSNALITMYARCKDMECARMLFRMLECPGVVTWNTMLSSFALSDCAEEASSIFREMVCRGVQPNYVTVVTYLALCARVANLQHGQEVHSHIIKHDFKGYRLLWNSLIDMYSKSGRLFVAQNVFDSMDDRDTISYTSMIAGYGMQGKGTLALQLFEQMIDSGIKPDHIIMVTVLSACSHSGLVPEGEEIFDKMVRSYGIKPQMEHYSCMIDLYARAGLLEKAEEMLGRTPFPPTSTMWAALVGACHDRGNIEIGERAARRLLEMRTENSGHYVLIANMYAAAGCWDELATVRKLMRDLGVTKAPGLAWVDLGNGFTPFLVGDRSNPLAPEIYEVLDELSQEMRNISDIDILEENIE; the protein is encoded by the coding sequence ATGCCCaagcccgccgcggcggcgttctTACcacggtcgccgtcgccgccgccgccgccggcacagGCCGAGCCTGGCGACAACGGGGACTCCTTCCATTCCCTCCTCGGTTCtctctccacctcctccgcgctccgcctcctccccttcccactACTCGCCTTctcccgcctccgccacctcctccccgccgccgcgggcacctcccacctcctcctccgccccgtcgccgccctcctcctccaccaccgctcccacctccgcctcggcgtccAGCTCCAcgcgctctccctctcccttggCCTCTCCCGCCACCCCTTCCTCCTACCGCGCCTCCTCTCCGTCTACACCTCCCACCCTTCCctgctcccctccgcctccgccgtcgccgccgactccaCGGTCCCGCTCCCCTACAACGTCCTCATCTCCGCCTTCCTCCGCCATGGACTCCCGCAGCAGGCCCTGGCAACCTACCATGAAATGGGCAAGAACGGCGTGCTCCCGGACGTCTTCACCTACCCCTCCGTCCTCCGCGCCTGCGCCGAGGCCAGAGACCTCGTGTTCGGCCGGACCGTGCATATGCACGCCGCTGGCGCTGGGATGGACCGCCATTTGTTTTTCCAGAATGCGCTGATGTCAATGTATGCCAAGTGTGGGGATCTCGCCTCTGCACGCGAGGTGTTCGACGGTATGGCCCAGAGGGATGTGGTATCATGGAACTCGATTATATCAAGCTATGCAGCTGCTAGGCATTGGCCGCAGGCTGTGGAGCTGTTTCAGAGGATGCGAGATGAGGGGGCAGAGGTGAACTCTGTGACGTGGAACACAATTGCTGGGGGGTATATTCAGATGCGAGATCACAGGGCAGCGGTAGAGCTTATCAGGGAGATGGTTAGAGGTGGTGCAGAGGTGGATTATGTAACACTGGTGATTGGTTTGAATGCTTGCTCACGGGTTGGGTGGTTGAGGCTTGGTAAGGAGATCCATGGGTTGGCTGTGCGCATATGCTGTGACCAAGTTGAGAGTGTTAGCAATGCATTGATCACGATGTATGCTAGGTGCAAGGATATGGAGTGTGCTCGCATGTTGTTCAGGATGCTGGAGTGCCCTGGGGTGGTGACTTGGAATACAATGCTATCTAGCTTTGCACTGTCAGATTGTGCAGAAGAGGCTTCTAGTATATTCCGTGAAATGGTATGCAGAGGTGTGCAACCTAATTATGTTACTGTTGTTACCTATCTTGCTCTCTGTGCCCGTGTTGCAAATCTGCAACATGGGCAGGAAGTTCACAGTCACATTATTAAGCATGATTTCAAAGGGTATCGGTTGTTATGGAACTCTCTTATTGACATGTATTCCAAATCAGGGAGACTGTTTGTAGCACAGAATGTCTTTGATAGCATGGATGACCGTGATACGATATCTTACACTTCAATGATAGCAGGATATGGAATGCAAGGTAAAGGAACACTTGCACTTCAACTTTTTGAGCAGATGATTGATAGCGGGATCAAGCCTGATCATATAATCATGGTCACTGTACTCTCTGCTTGTAGCCATTCTGGACTTGTTCCTGAAGGAGAAGAGATTTTTGACAAGATGGTCCGTTCATATGGTATTAAGCCCCAGATGGAGCATTATTCTTGCATGATTGACCTATATGCACGTGCTGGATTATTGGAAAAAGCAGAGGAAATGCTTGGCCGTACCCCTTTTCCTCCAACGTCGACGATGTGGGCAGCATTAGTTGGGGCTTGTCATGATAGAGGCAACATAGAAATTGGTGAAAGGGCAGCAAGGAGACTTTTAGAGATGAGGACAGAGAATTCTGGGCACTATGTTCTGATTGCTAACATGTATGCAGCTGCCGGTTGCTGGGATGAACTAGCAACAGTCAGGAAACTAATGCGTGACTTAGGTGTCACAAAAGCACCTGGGTTAGCATGGGTTGATCTTGGCAATGGGTTCACCCCTTTTTTAGTTGGAGATAGGTCAAACCCACTAGCACCAGAGATCTATGAGGTTTTAGATGAACTATCTCAGGAAATGAGGAATATCAGTGATATAGACATATTAGAGGAAAACATAGAGTAA